From a single Pirellulales bacterium genomic region:
- a CDS encoding YetF domain-containing protein, producing MLLADSMWHDMFYLALPVAEKILRSIVVYVFLILGVRLAGKRQLAQLNAFDLVVLLTLSNTVQNAIIGDDNSVTGGLVGAATLLLVNYVVVWYLYGHQKLDHLIEGDADVLISGGKIRRDRLRKELITESELEAAARRQGFGSLQDVDQAILEPGGTISLVARKPAPDEMRHGEIVMRLEEVLNEVRKLTTPPPKSQPA from the coding sequence ATGCTTTTAGCCGACAGCATGTGGCACGATATGTTTTATCTGGCTTTGCCGGTCGCGGAAAAAATTCTGCGTTCGATTGTCGTCTACGTGTTTTTGATATTGGGCGTTCGTTTGGCGGGCAAACGGCAATTGGCGCAATTGAACGCCTTCGACCTGGTCGTTCTATTGACTCTTTCCAACACGGTGCAAAACGCCATTATCGGCGACGATAATTCGGTCACCGGCGGCCTGGTCGGCGCTGCCACGCTGCTGCTGGTGAATTATGTAGTCGTGTGGTACCTGTACGGCCATCAAAAATTAGATCATCTGATCGAAGGCGATGCCGACGTGTTGATCTCGGGCGGCAAAATCCGCCGCGACCGGCTCCGGAAAGAGCTCATCACCGAATCTGAATTGGAAGCTGCGGCCCGCCGGCAAGGTTTTGGTTCGCTCCAGGATGTCGATCAGGCCATCCTGGAACCAGGCGGCACCATTTCGCTGGTGGCCCGCAAGCCCGCCCCGGACGAAATGCGCCACGGAGAAATTGTCATGCGGCTGGAAGAAGTGCTGAACGAAGTTCGCAAACTGACCACGCCGCCGCCGAAAAGCCAGCCCGCGTAA
- a CDS encoding protein-L-isoaspartate(D-aspartate) O-methyltransferase has product MSPEQLHSARLQMVTEQLQRRGICDARVLAAMGKVRRDAFVPPEEKADSYADRALTLDHGQTISQPYIVALMTEALELTGAESVLEIGTGSGYQCAVLCELARWVTSVERHAELSARANATLKMLGYTNYTLVVGDGTYGWPDLAPYDRIIVTAAAQRLPQALFDQLCESGTLVIPLGPSEAQSLQAIKKVYGQGVARELSGCRFVPLVGSEEPRW; this is encoded by the coding sequence ATGTCGCCGGAGCAACTTCATTCCGCACGGCTGCAAATGGTAACCGAGCAGCTCCAGCGCCGCGGCATTTGTGATGCTCGCGTGTTGGCGGCCATGGGAAAAGTGCGACGTGACGCATTTGTGCCGCCGGAAGAAAAGGCGGACTCCTACGCTGACCGAGCGCTGACGCTGGATCATGGTCAAACCATCAGCCAGCCCTACATTGTGGCGCTGATGACCGAGGCGTTGGAATTAACCGGTGCTGAATCGGTTTTGGAAATCGGCACCGGCAGCGGCTATCAATGTGCGGTGCTGTGTGAGCTGGCGCGATGGGTGACCAGCGTGGAAAGGCATGCCGAGCTTTCGGCTCGGGCCAACGCCACGCTCAAAATGCTGGGTTACACCAATTACACGCTTGTCGTGGGCGATGGCACCTACGGCTGGCCGGATCTTGCTCCGTACGACAGGATTATCGTCACCGCCGCCGCGCAGCGCTTGCCGCAAGCGTTGTTCGATCAACTGTGCGAGTCAGGCACGTTGGTCATTCCGCTGGGGCCCAGTGAAGCGCAATCGCTGCAAGCCATTAAAAAAGTGTACGGTCAGGGCGTGGCTCGCGAACTTTCCGGCTGCCGGTTCGTACCGCTTGTTGGGAGTGAAGAGCCGCGCTGGTGA